A stretch of Desulfobacterales bacterium DNA encodes these proteins:
- the rpoB gene encoding DNA-directed RNA polymerase subunit beta: MSIRPLANKRIRKNFGKIEKIVAIPNLIGVQRESYRRFLQIDVPPAKREDIGLQTVFKSVFPIKDFTGSASLEFVSYRFGEVKHSVEECVSRGMTYELPVRITVRLVVYDVDKEAGTSNIRDIKEQEIYFGTIPLMTRRGTFIINGTERAVVSQLHRSSGVFFDHDKGKTHSSGKIIYTSRIIPVRGSWIDMEIDPKGIVYIRIDRRRKFPVTLLFKAFGYSTEDILSYFYKTEKIIIQGSTYYRQLDENLLKGRRSSLDICDPQTGEVILKKGRMFTQRSIRQMRELDIRLIPIDEIDLFNCIFAYRIVDSETGSPIVNANDIVSDEVIGKLKKNGINEFEIIFIDDVSSSDSIHKTLMLDKVATKEEALLDIYRRLRPGNPATPEVAQEFLDHLFFKTAYYDLSGVGRLKINLRLGIETPVNVTTLRKEDILLTAKTLVVLKDTQGPVDDIDHLGNRRVRAVGELLENHYRIGLVRMERAIKERMSLQEVDALMPHDLVNPKPVSAVVKEFFGTSQLSQFMDQTNPLSETTHKRRLSALGPGGLTRERAGFEVRDVHPSHYGRICPIETPEGPNIGLIVSLSTYARVNDFGFIETPYRVVKDAVLTNEVKFLSAFEEKQHPIAQANAPVDAAGHYTNEMVTSRVAGEFMMVERENIELMDISPNQLVSVSASLIPFLENDDANRALMGSNMQRQAVPLIMSEAPLVGTGIESIVAKDSGVTIVADVDGTIVDVDASRIVLKHDSTEELSGRNVTIYNLSKFKRSNQNTCFNQRPIVQKGQLVKAGEIIADGPATEKGELALGKNVTVAFMPWGGYNYEDSILVSERLVRDGVYTSVHIEEFEVVSRDTKLGKEEITRDIPNVGDEALKNLDDSGIIRLGAEVRPGDVLVGKITPKGETQLSPEEKLLRAIFGEKAGDVKDSSLRVPPGVEGIVIDAKVFSRRGIEKDDRTRNIEDEEIAIFEKNRDDEITILEEMVRTRLKSLLLGQVSNIALKKGKTTLITKGQELTAEAIDAVPLVQFEAVVLKDSQINEKLYEILDFFKEQRDRCRIEFEHQVSRYEKGDDLPPGVIKMVKVYVAMKRKLSVGDKMAGRHGNKGVVSRILPVEDLPYFGDGKPVDMVLNPLGVPSRMNVGQVLEIHLGRAAKVLGDQITTLLEEHNTTLLREKLNKIFSDTDLSLGNMDDEQLSRFAGNYKNGVVMATPVFDGAKESEIKALLKEAGLDTSGQTTLYDGRTGEPFKGKITVGTMYMLKLHHLVDDKIHARSIGPYSLVTQQPLGGKAQFGGQRLGEMEVWAMEAYGAAHALQEFLTVKSDDMVGRTRMYEKIVKGQNVLEPGMPESFRVLTKELQSLGLDLTLIEGDK; the protein is encoded by the coding sequence ATGTCGATAAGGCCGTTGGCAAATAAGCGTATAAGAAAAAACTTCGGCAAAATTGAAAAGATAGTTGCAATTCCCAACCTGATCGGAGTACAGCGCGAATCGTACAGGCGATTCCTTCAGATTGATGTTCCACCCGCGAAGCGGGAAGATATAGGTCTGCAGACCGTTTTTAAATCTGTATTTCCCATTAAGGATTTTACAGGAAGTGCTTCTCTGGAATTCGTGTCCTATCGATTCGGTGAAGTTAAACATAGTGTTGAAGAATGTGTAAGTCGTGGAATGACCTATGAATTGCCAGTACGGATTACTGTCAGACTGGTTGTGTACGATGTAGATAAAGAGGCCGGAACCTCCAATATTCGTGATATTAAAGAGCAGGAAATATATTTTGGAACGATTCCTTTGATGACGCGAAGAGGAACTTTTATTATCAATGGTACTGAAAGGGCAGTGGTTAGCCAGCTTCATCGTTCTTCGGGTGTTTTTTTTGATCATGATAAAGGAAAAACCCATTCAAGCGGAAAAATAATTTATACGTCAAGGATTATACCGGTACGCGGCTCGTGGATAGATATGGAAATAGATCCAAAGGGGATCGTATATATCCGGATAGACAGACGCCGGAAATTTCCTGTGACGTTGCTGTTTAAAGCTTTCGGATATTCGACTGAAGATATCCTTTCTTATTTCTATAAAACCGAAAAAATTATTATTCAGGGCAGTACTTATTACAGACAGCTGGATGAAAACCTTTTAAAGGGCCGACGTTCCTCGTTGGATATTTGTGACCCTCAAACGGGTGAGGTGATTTTAAAAAAAGGTCGGATGTTTACCCAGCGGTCAATTCGTCAGATGAGGGAACTGGATATTCGCCTCATACCCATCGATGAGATCGATTTGTTCAACTGCATTTTTGCCTACAGGATCGTTGATTCAGAAACCGGCTCTCCAATAGTCAATGCAAATGATATCGTCAGTGATGAAGTAATCGGAAAATTGAAAAAAAACGGTATCAATGAGTTTGAGATTATTTTCATTGATGACGTATCCAGCAGCGATTCAATACATAAAACCTTGATGCTGGATAAGGTTGCTACGAAGGAAGAGGCCCTTCTGGATATCTATAGACGACTCAGGCCCGGTAATCCTGCAACTCCTGAGGTCGCGCAGGAATTTCTGGATCACCTGTTCTTTAAAACGGCGTATTATGATTTATCCGGTGTCGGGCGTTTGAAGATCAACCTTCGACTCGGTATCGAGACGCCGGTTAATGTCACCACCTTAAGAAAAGAAGATATATTGCTGACGGCCAAAACACTGGTCGTACTGAAAGATACTCAGGGCCCTGTTGACGATATCGACCATCTGGGTAACCGGCGTGTGAGGGCGGTTGGCGAGCTGCTTGAAAATCATTATCGAATTGGCCTGGTACGGATGGAACGTGCGATCAAAGAACGGATGAGTTTGCAGGAAGTTGATGCGTTAATGCCGCATGATCTGGTTAATCCCAAACCTGTTTCTGCTGTTGTTAAAGAATTTTTTGGAACCAGCCAGCTTAGCCAGTTCATGGATCAGACCAATCCGCTTTCAGAGACAACACATAAAAGGCGGCTCAGTGCGCTCGGACCCGGCGGGCTTACCCGCGAACGGGCGGGTTTTGAGGTTCGGGACGTTCATCCATCCCACTATGGAAGGATTTGTCCTATTGAAACCCCTGAAGGACCTAACATCGGTCTTATTGTATCTTTGAGTACATATGCCCGCGTAAATGATTTCGGATTTATAGAAACACCATACCGGGTGGTAAAAGATGCGGTTCTGACCAATGAGGTGAAATTTCTCAGCGCGTTTGAAGAAAAGCAGCATCCTATCGCACAGGCAAATGCACCGGTTGATGCTGCAGGCCATTATACAAACGAAATGGTTACGTCTCGTGTGGCAGGGGAGTTTATGATGGTTGAACGGGAAAATATCGAATTGATGGATATTTCTCCGAATCAGCTGGTGAGCGTGTCTGCATCATTGATTCCGTTTCTTGAAAATGATGATGCGAACCGGGCATTGATGGGATCGAACATGCAGCGGCAGGCGGTTCCGTTAATTATGAGTGAAGCCCCGTTAGTTGGTACCGGTATAGAGTCCATTGTGGCAAAGGACTCCGGTGTTACGATTGTCGCTGACGTTGACGGAACGATCGTTGATGTGGATGCCTCTCGAATTGTGTTGAAGCACGATTCGACTGAGGAATTATCCGGGCGAAATGTTACGATTTATAATCTGTCAAAATTTAAACGATCCAATCAGAATACATGTTTCAATCAGCGGCCTATCGTTCAAAAAGGCCAACTTGTCAAAGCCGGTGAGATCATCGCAGACGGTCCGGCAACAGAAAAAGGGGAACTTGCGCTGGGTAAAAATGTTACAGTTGCATTTATGCCATGGGGGGGGTATAATTATGAAGATTCCATTCTTGTCAGCGAACGACTTGTCCGAGATGGTGTTTATACATCAGTTCATATCGAAGAATTTGAAGTCGTATCCCGGGATACAAAATTAGGTAAGGAAGAGATTACCCGCGATATTCCAAACGTCGGCGATGAGGCATTGAAAAACTTAGATGACAGCGGGATTATCCGCTTAGGCGCCGAAGTTCGGCCAGGCGATGTTCTTGTCGGAAAAATAACTCCCAAAGGCGAAACGCAGCTTTCTCCGGAAGAAAAACTTTTAAGGGCAATTTTTGGCGAAAAGGCAGGAGATGTCAAAGATTCGTCCCTTCGGGTTCCCCCCGGGGTTGAGGGAATCGTCATTGATGCTAAAGTGTTTTCGCGCAGAGGAATTGAGAAGGACGATCGAACCAGAAATATAGAAGATGAAGAGATCGCCATATTTGAGAAGAATCGGGATGATGAGATAACTATTCTCGAAGAGATGGTAAGAACTCGTCTGAAATCACTTCTTCTCGGTCAGGTAAGCAACATCGCCTTGAAAAAGGGCAAAACAACTCTGATTACCAAAGGGCAGGAGCTTACCGCCGAAGCCATCGATGCAGTTCCGCTGGTTCAATTTGAAGCTGTTGTGTTGAAAGATTCTCAAATAAATGAAAAATTGTACGAGATTCTTGATTTTTTTAAAGAGCAGCGGGATCGATGCCGCATTGAGTTTGAACATCAGGTCAGTCGTTATGAAAAAGGAGATGATCTTCCTCCCGGCGTTATAAAAATGGTCAAAGTATATGTCGCCATGAAAAGAAAACTTTCTGTGGGTGATAAGATGGCCGGTCGACACGGAAATAAAGGGGTTGTTTCCAGGATTCTGCCTGTCGAAGATCTGCCGTATTTCGGAGATGGTAAACCGGTTGACATGGTTCTCAATCCGCTTGGAGTCCCGTCCCGAATGAATGTCGGCCAGGTGCTTGAAATCCATTTGGGAAGAGCGGCAAAAGTACTTGGTGATCAGATCACCACCCTTCTTGAAGAACACAATACGACCCTGCTTCGCGAAAAGCTTAATAAAATATTTTCCGATACGGATTTGTCCCTTGGAAATATGGATGATGAACAACTTAGCAGATTTGCCGGCAATTATAAAAACGGCGTTGTTATGGCTACTCCGGTTTTTGATGGAGCCAAAGAATCTGAAATTAAGGCCCTTTTAAAAGAAGCAGGGCTAGATACCTCAGGACAAACCACATTGTATGACGGGCGAACGGGTGAGCCTTTTAAGGGAAAGATTACGGTTGGTACGATGTATATGCTAAAACTGCATCATCTGGTTGACGATAAAATTCATGCCAGATCAATTGGACCGTATTCTCTCGTAACCCAGCAGCCTCTTGGAGGGAAAGCACAATTCGGCGGCCAGCGACTTGGAGAAATGGAAGTCTGGGCTATGGAAGCTTATGGGGCTGCTCATGCGCTTCAGGAATTTTTGACGGTAAAATCCGATGATATGGTCGGAAGAACCCGTATGTATGAAAAAATTGTAAAAGGCCAAAATGTGCTCGAACCCGGTATGCCTGAGTCATTTAGAGTTTTGACAAAAGAATTGCAGAGCCTAGGATTGGATTTAACCCTCATTGAAGGTGATAAATAA
- the rplL gene encoding 50S ribosomal protein L7/L12 translates to MADITKEDLIEFIANMSVLDLSELVKELENKFGVSAAAPVAMMAAAPAEAAAAEEKTEFDVVLTAAGDKKIQVIKEVRAITGLGLKDAKDLVDGAPKAVKEAVTKEEAEKFKAQLEAAGAQVELK, encoded by the coding sequence ATGGCAGATATAACTAAAGAAGATTTGATTGAATTTATTGCAAATATGTCAGTACTCGACTTGTCTGAACTCGTTAAGGAGTTAGAAAATAAATTTGGTGTGTCAGCAGCCGCTCCTGTTGCTATGATGGCAGCTGCTCCGGCAGAGGCAGCAGCCGCAGAAGAGAAAACTGAATTCGATGTTGTTCTGACAGCAGCGGGTGATAAAAAAATTCAGGTCATTAAGGAAGTCAGAGCGATTACGGGCCTTGGATTGAAAGATGCTAAAGATCTGGTTGATGGTGCACCCAAAGCGGTTAAGGAAGCTGTAACCAAAGAAGAAGCCGAAAAATTCAAGGCACAGCTCGAAGCTGCCGGTGCTCAGGTCGAATTGAAATAG
- the rplJ gene encoding 50S ribosomal protein L10, protein MFLSEKQQIVTDLHEKFKRSKVVILTDYKGLDVSAITKMRRQLRESGIDYKVVKNTLMVRAAENTDVAVISDNFKGPSGIALSYDDPVAPAKILMSFAKENAKLEVKVGVMNGKVLDAVAIKSLSLLPSREVLLGQLLSTMNAVPAGFVRTLNAIPQKLLNVLQAIKDQKEAA, encoded by the coding sequence ATGTTTCTATCCGAAAAGCAACAAATTGTTACGGATCTGCATGAAAAATTTAAAAGATCCAAGGTAGTAATCCTGACAGATTATAAGGGCCTTGATGTATCCGCGATTACTAAAATGCGCCGTCAACTCAGAGAATCTGGCATTGATTATAAGGTCGTAAAAAATACGCTTATGGTCAGAGCTGCTGAAAACACTGATGTCGCTGTTATATCAGATAATTTCAAGGGGCCAAGTGGAATTGCTCTCAGCTATGATGATCCTGTCGCACCTGCTAAAATATTAATGTCTTTCGCAAAAGAGAATGCAAAGCTGGAAGTTAAGGTGGGTGTTATGAACGGCAAGGTACTTGATGCCGTTGCGATTAAATCATTATCTTTATTGCCGTCAAGAGAAGTTTTGCTGGGTCAGTTACTATCAACCATGAATGCTGTGCCCGCCGGATTCGTAAGAACCCTCAATGCTATTCCTCAAAAATTGTTAAATGTACTTCAGGCAATCAAGGATCAAAAAGAAGCGGCCTGA
- the rplA gene encoding 50S ribosomal protein L1 — MPKRGKKYLEATKNINAQEKLNLSEGVKKAIDASYAKFDETVDVAVRLGVDPRHADQMVRGTVVLPNGLGKEVRVLVFAKGEKEKEALDANADFVGNDDLVDKIKDGWFDFDKAVATPDMMGTVGKIGRLLGPRGLMPNAKTGTVTFDIAKVVQELKAGKIDFRAEKAGIVHVPMGKVSFGVEKILQNMTAFLEVIVKLKPASSKGTYFKSIAVSTTMGPGVKIDPAYVKDFLK, encoded by the coding sequence ATGCCTAAGCGGGGTAAAAAATATTTAGAGGCTACAAAAAATATAAACGCCCAGGAAAAGCTTAATTTATCTGAGGGTGTGAAAAAAGCGATTGATGCTTCTTATGCAAAATTTGATGAGACTGTCGATGTAGCTGTGCGGTTGGGTGTAGACCCCCGTCATGCTGATCAGATGGTACGGGGAACCGTTGTATTGCCTAACGGTCTCGGAAAAGAAGTGCGGGTGCTTGTTTTTGCAAAGGGTGAGAAGGAAAAAGAAGCGCTTGATGCAAATGCTGATTTTGTTGGAAATGACGACTTGGTCGATAAGATAAAAGACGGATGGTTTGATTTTGACAAAGCCGTTGCTACACCTGATATGATGGGTACCGTAGGCAAAATCGGACGTCTCCTGGGGCCTAGAGGCCTGATGCCGAATGCCAAAACAGGGACAGTTACCTTCGATATCGCCAAAGTCGTTCAGGAACTGAAGGCTGGAAAAATTGATTTCAGAGCGGAAAAAGCCGGCATTGTCCATGTGCCCATGGGAAAAGTGTCATTCGGAGTTGAAAAAATTTTACAGAATATGACCGCCTTTTTAGAAGTCATTGTGAAGTTGAAGCCGGCTTCAAGCAAGGGGACCTATTTTAAAAGTATTGCTGTCTCCACAACCATGGGGCCCGGCGTAAAAATTGATCCGGCATACGTGAAGGATTTTCTAAAATAA
- the rplK gene encoding 50S ribosomal protein L11: protein MAKKVIVQIKLQVEAGKANPSPPIGPALGQHGVNIMDFCKAFNAKTANEAGMIIPVVITVYQDRTFTFVTKTPPAAVLLKKTAKIAKGASDPKRDKVGKVTRQQVEEIARLKLVDLNANDIEAACRIVAGTARSMGIEVV from the coding sequence ATGGCAAAAAAAGTAATTGTACAAATAAAATTGCAGGTTGAGGCCGGTAAAGCCAATCCGTCGCCTCCAATTGGACCTGCCCTGGGCCAGCATGGCGTCAATATAATGGATTTTTGCAAGGCATTTAATGCCAAGACAGCAAATGAGGCAGGGATGATTATTCCTGTCGTGATTACGGTTTATCAGGACCGCACCTTTACATTTGTTACCAAAACGCCACCTGCCGCTGTTCTTTTGAAAAAAACGGCCAAAATTGCTAAGGGTGCTTCGGATCCAAAACGTGATAAAGTTGGTAAAGTAACCCGGCAGCAGGTTGAAGAAATTGCCAGACTGAAATTGGTTGATTTGAACGCCAATGACATAGAAGCCGCCTGCAGAATCGTTGCGGGAACCGCAAGAAGTATGGGGATCGAGGTCGTTTAA
- the nusG gene encoding transcription termination/antitermination protein NusG, with protein MPLKWYIVHVYSGYEGKVKAALEERIALSKKPEKFGEVIVPTEQIVELVKGRRKTSSRKFYPGYILVRMDLDDETWHIVSDTAKVTGFLGGKNKPAPISDSEAEHILKRMEAGKLKPKPKFFFETGDEIRVIDGPFTNFNGTVEEVNQEKGKIKVLVSIFGRSTPVELDFVQVTKL; from the coding sequence GTGCCTCTTAAGTGGTATATAGTTCATGTATATTCAGGCTATGAAGGTAAGGTGAAAGCCGCGCTGGAAGAGCGAATAGCTTTATCAAAAAAACCTGAAAAATTCGGTGAGGTGATTGTTCCAACCGAGCAGATAGTTGAGCTGGTAAAGGGCAGAAGAAAAACCTCGTCTCGAAAATTTTATCCGGGATATATTCTGGTACGAATGGATCTGGATGATGAAACATGGCATATCGTCAGCGATACAGCAAAAGTGACAGGCTTTTTGGGCGGAAAGAATAAGCCTGCCCCTATTTCCGATTCAGAAGCAGAACATATATTAAAGCGGATGGAGGCTGGGAAACTCAAACCCAAACCGAAATTCTTTTTTGAGACGGGCGATGAGATTCGTGTTATTGACGGCCCCTTTACAAATTTTAATGGAACCGTTGAAGAGGTCAATCAGGAAAAAGGCAAAATTAAGGTGTTGGTAAGTATATTCGGCCGATCAACACCGGTTGAATTAGATTTTGTACAGGTGACAAAGTTATAA
- the secE gene encoding preprotein translocase subunit SecE has product MGRLQRKKNPDKVKKKTTDAGAELPEQNENESPIIQSGSVPAPVKIKKKSTVPKKISSGAKSSQQEKNFFDKTVQFLREVKIELKKVTWPSRKQTIGSTVVVLIFVIIVSAFLGLVDISLTNLIRLILR; this is encoded by the coding sequence ATGGGACGGTTACAGCGAAAAAAAAATCCTGATAAAGTAAAGAAAAAAACAACTGACGCCGGTGCCGAACTTCCAGAACAGAACGAAAACGAAAGTCCGATAATTCAGTCAGGGTCGGTTCCCGCTCCTGTTAAAATTAAAAAAAAGAGCACAGTTCCAAAAAAAATATCAAGCGGAGCAAAATCTTCCCAACAGGAAAAGAACTTTTTCGATAAAACGGTTCAGTTTTTAAGGGAAGTAAAGATAGAGCTTAAAAAAGTCACATGGCCAAGTCGAAAGCAGACGATCGGTTCCACAGTGGTTGTACTTATCTTTGTTATTATCGTATCGGCTTTTCTGGGTCTTGTTGATATAAGCTTGACGAATCTTATCCGTCTGATTTTAAGATAG
- the rpmG gene encoding 50S ribosomal protein L33, with protein MRIIVTLACTECKRRNYTTTKNKRTTPDKLEFNKYCRFCRKHTPHKETK; from the coding sequence GTGAGAATTATTGTGACGCTTGCATGTACGGAATGCAAAAGACGAAATTATACGACGACAAAAAATAAACGGACAACACCGGACAAGTTGGAGTTTAACAAGTATTGCCGTTTCTGCAGAAAACATACTCCGCATAAAGAGACAAAATAG
- the tuf gene encoding elongation factor Tu — protein sequence MAKAKYERKKPHVNVGTIGHIDHGKTTLTAAITKHMGLKGMADFISFDQIDKAPEERARGITIATAHVEYETEKRHYAHVDCPGHADYIKNMITGAAQMDGAILVVGADDGPMPQTREHILLARQVGVPRIVVFLNKCDMVDDEELIELVELEMRELLDKYDFPGDDTPIIRGSALKALESDDADSDAAKCIFQLMDAIDNYIPAPERDVDKPFLMPIEDVFSISGRGTVVTGRVDRGIIKVGEDVEIVGIRPTVKTVCTGVEMFRKLLDEGQAGDNIGVLLRGTKREEVERGQVVAKPGSITPHTRFKAETYILSKEEGGRHTPFFNGYRPQFYFRTTDVTGVITLPDGVEMVMPGDNVSILAELITPIAMEKELRFAIREGGRTVGAGVVSEILE from the coding sequence ATGGCGAAGGCAAAGTATGAGCGGAAAAAGCCTCATGTGAATGTGGGTACCATCGGTCATATCGATCATGGGAAGACGACCTTGACGGCAGCAATTACAAAGCATATGGGCTTGAAGGGGATGGCGGATTTTATTTCGTTTGATCAGATTGATAAGGCGCCTGAAGAAAGAGCCCGGGGCATAACGATTGCGACCGCGCATGTTGAATATGAAACTGAAAAACGGCACTATGCGCACGTCGACTGTCCGGGCCATGCTGACTATATCAAGAATATGATCACCGGAGCCGCTCAGATGGACGGAGCCATACTGGTGGTTGGCGCTGATGACGGACCGATGCCGCAGACCCGGGAGCATATATTGCTGGCTCGCCAGGTCGGTGTTCCCCGGATCGTTGTGTTTTTGAACAAATGCGATATGGTCGATGATGAAGAGTTGATTGAGCTGGTTGAGCTTGAGATGCGAGAGCTTCTGGACAAGTATGATTTTCCGGGAGATGATACTCCGATTATTCGCGGCAGCGCATTGAAGGCACTGGAGAGCGATGATGCCGACAGCGATGCGGCCAAATGCATATTCCAGTTGATGGATGCAATCGACAACTATATTCCTGCGCCGGAACGCGATGTTGACAAACCTTTTTTGATGCCGATTGAAGATGTGTTCAGCATATCCGGACGAGGGACAGTGGTCACCGGCCGTGTTGATCGGGGGATTATCAAGGTCGGAGAAGATGTGGAGATCGTTGGAATCAGGCCGACTGTCAAGACGGTATGTACCGGAGTGGAGATGTTCCGCAAACTTCTGGATGAGGGACAGGCCGGAGACAACATTGGTGTCCTGCTTCGGGGGACCAAGAGAGAAGAGGTTGAGCGCGGGCAGGTAGTAGCCAAGCCCGGATCGATTACACCTCACACGAGGTTCAAGGCAGAGACATATATTTTGAGTAAAGAAGAGGGCGGACGCCACACGCCGTTTTTCAATGGATACCGTCCGCAGTTTTATTTCCGTACAACGGATGTAACCGGAGTGATCACGTTGCCGGATGGGGTTGAGATGGTAATGCCTGGTGATAATGTATCGATTTTGGCTGAGCTCATTACTCCGATTGCAATGGAAAAAGAACTTCGGTTTGCAATCAGAGAAGGTGGCCGGACCGTCGGTGCTGGTGTTGTAAGTGAAATCCTTGAATGA
- a CDS encoding LysM peptidoglycan-binding domain-containing protein encodes MIFIATAFILIYLCSACAKQSHRPTVNGNAQAQPKNQIDETISDETVSIDSTTAFCLATNAAAPDKAQRIPADSDSSDQTVSAGTQPSFNDQEKDSDGYATEENPFEKFIQPKLDESLDYCKESQHYWQKGDFDNAIESLDQAYSLILDADTNDDPKLFQQKEDLRFMISKRILEIYASRNIVVTGNHNAIPLVLNKHIQNEIDCFTHQEKNFFIQSYKRAGQFRPSVLAALKEAGLPEELSWLPLIESGFKVTALSKARALGLWQFIPSTGYKFGLTRDMFTDERLDPVKSTHAAIAYLKELHNMFGDWTTVLAAYNCGEGRVLKLIRNQNINYLDNFWDLYEKLPQETARYVPRFLATLHIIKNLEKYGFSDIESDDPLEYDTITVAKQMRLKDIAAHIQEPEKLLVQLNPELRYKILPQETYTLKVPKGKAEIILSEIDNISISSPPEKEFVHHRVKHGETLSSIAGRYHTSVRKIMRVNHLKKSNHIVAGKKLKIPFKGTMVSELNAPSDRNKAIKSSIPSTHVVKRGDSLWIIAKRYATTTQKIQHLNKLNTTRLYIGQVLNIPGSADQKTADKGNLKTYCVKNGDNPFGICQYNNMSLERFLRINNLTSNSKIYPGQTVFVD; translated from the coding sequence ATGATATTCATAGCTACAGCCTTTATTCTGATATATCTTTGCAGCGCATGCGCAAAACAATCCCACCGACCGACGGTAAATGGCAATGCCCAGGCACAGCCAAAAAATCAGATCGACGAGACAATTTCAGACGAGACAGTTTCAATTGATTCGACCACGGCATTCTGCCTTGCGACAAACGCAGCAGCACCAGATAAGGCTCAACGCATCCCTGCCGATTCAGATTCATCAGACCAGACAGTATCTGCAGGTACTCAGCCCTCATTCAATGATCAGGAAAAGGACTCAGACGGCTATGCAACCGAGGAAAACCCCTTCGAAAAATTCATTCAGCCCAAATTGGATGAGTCACTGGACTACTGCAAAGAATCACAACATTACTGGCAAAAAGGTGATTTTGACAATGCGATAGAGTCACTGGATCAAGCCTATTCCTTAATTTTAGACGCCGATACAAATGATGATCCAAAGCTGTTTCAACAAAAAGAAGATCTTCGTTTCATGATTTCAAAACGCATTCTTGAAATCTATGCGTCACGAAATATCGTCGTAACCGGAAATCACAATGCCATCCCACTGGTTTTAAATAAACACATACAAAATGAAATCGATTGTTTTACCCATCAGGAGAAAAACTTTTTCATTCAGTCCTATAAACGTGCCGGTCAATTCCGCCCCTCGGTTCTCGCAGCGCTCAAAGAAGCCGGATTACCGGAAGAATTGTCATGGCTGCCACTGATTGAAAGTGGATTTAAAGTAACCGCCCTGTCCAAAGCCAGAGCACTTGGACTATGGCAGTTTATCCCCTCAACCGGTTACAAATTCGGACTGACGCGGGATATGTTCACTGATGAACGGCTGGATCCGGTCAAATCAACCCATGCGGCAATTGCATATTTAAAAGAGCTGCATAACATGTTCGGGGACTGGACGACGGTGCTGGCCGCCTATAACTGCGGCGAAGGTCGGGTACTCAAATTGATACGGAATCAAAATATCAACTATCTGGATAATTTCTGGGATCTTTATGAAAAACTGCCGCAGGAAACGGCCAGATATGTTCCAAGATTTCTTGCAACCCTCCATATCATCAAAAACCTCGAAAAGTATGGATTCAGCGATATAGAGTCGGACGATCCCTTAGAATATGATACCATAACCGTCGCAAAGCAGATGCGCTTGAAAGATATTGCAGCTCATATTCAAGAACCCGAAAAACTGCTCGTTCAACTAAATCCGGAACTTCGATATAAAATTCTTCCACAAGAAACTTACACGTTAAAAGTCCCCAAAGGCAAAGCGGAAATCATACTTTCCGAGATTGACAATATTTCCATATCATCTCCCCCTGAAAAAGAGTTTGTGCACCATCGTGTTAAACACGGCGAGACGCTGTCTTCAATTGCCGGTCGATATCATACCAGTGTCAGAAAAATCATGCGTGTCAACCATCTTAAAAAAAGCAACCATATTGTTGCAGGGAAAAAACTTAAAATTCCTTTCAAAGGCACGATGGTATCTGAGCTGAACGCACCTTCCGATCGGAACAAGGCAATAAAATCTTCCATTCCTTCGACTCATGTGGTGAAAAGAGGGGATTCTCTCTGGATTATTGCCAAACGATATGCTACTACAACACAAAAAATTCAACACCTCAATAAATTGAACACAACCCGGCTTTATATCGGTCAGGTTTTAAATATTCCCGGATCAGCTGATCAAAAAACGGCCGATAAAGGCAACCTTAAAACTTATTGTGTTAAAAACGGTGACAACCCTTTTGGCATATGCCAATACAATAACATGTCACTGGAACGTTTTTTGCGTATTAACAATCTGACTTCAAACAGTAAGATTTATCCGGGACAGACCGTTTTTGTTGATTAA